A section of the bacterium genome encodes:
- a CDS encoding pyridoxal-phosphate dependent enzyme → MRGGLSEKSSPPPLPVASRRKAEWPTDSLHPPRAARREAAHRPGATRGIGQETLGGSENPPDDVSLRPTPRILGGAPVIVATAEALAGELRPRIAKIPRVRIGEFPTPLTELTRLSRHLGGPRIFLKREDLSGLALGGNKTRLLEFRLAEALEQGADVVIAGLEEESNSARQLTAAANRLGLRTVLLMRCLGTPAWQGNLLLDRILGAEIHFLPAEADIDHALREMAELERGRGHRPYIMNHARFFGIGAALAGLEWTLETLEQLGGLGLRPTHFYLSSGGKCQSGMVLVQKMAAGTPFRVIGIHAKPEATGPEATSRIANATAEALGLDLRIGPNEVENRIEFAGPAFGISTPEDIAAIRLVARLEGILLDPVFTGKAMAGLLADAKDGRLKADDVVVFVHTGGIPGLFAHAHEFLMEAAPTGTA, encoded by the coding sequence AAAAAGTAGCCCCCCTCCCCTCCCCGTGGCCTCGCGGCGCAAGGCAGAGTGGCCCACTGACTCCTTGCACCCACCTAGAGCCGCACGTCGCGAAGCTGCGCACCGTCCCGGCGCGACCCGGGGCATCGGACAGGAAACGCTTGGGGGCAGCGAGAACCCGCCTGATGATGTCTCGCTGCGCCCGACGCCCCGCATCTTGGGAGGTGCCCCGGTGATTGTCGCCACGGCGGAAGCTCTTGCGGGCGAGTTGCGTCCTCGCATTGCCAAGATTCCCCGCGTACGGATTGGAGAATTTCCCACCCCGCTCACCGAGCTCACCCGACTGAGCCGGCATCTTGGCGGTCCGCGCATCTTTCTGAAGCGCGAAGATTTGAGCGGCCTGGCGCTCGGCGGAAACAAGACGCGGCTTCTCGAATTCCGGCTGGCCGAAGCGCTCGAGCAGGGCGCGGATGTCGTGATCGCCGGACTTGAAGAGGAATCGAATTCGGCGCGCCAGTTGACGGCGGCGGCGAATCGCCTCGGCCTGCGGACGGTGCTATTGATGCGATGCCTGGGCACACCCGCCTGGCAGGGCAACCTGCTGCTTGATCGGATCCTTGGCGCCGAGATTCACTTTCTCCCGGCCGAGGCCGACATCGATCATGCACTGCGCGAGATGGCCGAGCTGGAACGGGGGCGTGGCCACCGTCCCTACATCATGAACCACGCGCGCTTCTTTGGCATTGGCGCGGCGCTGGCCGGTCTGGAATGGACCCTGGAGACCCTGGAGCAACTGGGAGGGTTGGGCCTCCGACCCACGCATTTCTATTTGAGTTCGGGCGGGAAGTGCCAGTCTGGTATGGTGCTCGTGCAGAAGATGGCGGCGGGCACCCCATTTCGGGTGATCGGCATCCATGCCAAGCCGGAGGCAACCGGTCCGGAGGCGACGAGCCGCATCGCCAATGCCACCGCAGAGGCGCTCGGCCTGGATCTACGCATTGGGCCTAACGAAGTTGAGAATCGAATCGAATTCGCCGGCCCAGCATTTGGCATCTCAACGCCCGAAGACATTGCCGCCATCCGGCTCGTCGCACGCCTGGAGGGCATCCTGCTGGACCCGGTGTTCACAGGCAAAGCCATGGCCGGCTTGCTCGCAGACGCGAAGGATGGACGCTTGAAGGCGGACGATGTCGTCGTATTCGTCCACACCGGCGGGATTCCCGGGCTC